GGCCTGCAACGCCAGGCAGGCATTGGCGCCCGCCGCGGTCACGAACAGCACCGCGCGGTCGAGTTCGATGACGGCCTGGCGCACGCCGCCGCCGTCGAAACGGTGTCCGGCACTGCGGGACAGCCCGAAAAGCGTGGAGGACATGGCGCAGAAGTGTTCGGCGTCCTCGTGGCTCATGCTCGCCGAGCGGCCCAGCAGCAGCCCGTCGGTGGAATGCACCACCGCGTGCCGCACGCCCGCGAGTTTGTCGACGAGATCGTCGAGCAGCCAATCGAGTTCACCAGCGGGGGAGGTGTTCACCTTCGCCTTTCTGTCGGTCGGGGGTACTGCCCTCGAGCACCGAGGACGGGATGAGCACGATGGCGCGGATGCCGCCGAAATCGGAGTCCGACAGGCGCACCGAGATGTCGTGCCGGGCCGCCAGCCGCGACACCACGAACAAACCGAGCCGGGAATCGCCCGACAGGCTGGCGACCCCGAAATCCGGTGGGGCGCTCAGCAAGGCATTGAGCCGTTCCAGCTCGCCGGCCGCGATGCCCATACCCTGATCGGTGATCTTCACGACGACACCGCGGCCCACCGACGTGCCCGAGATCTCCACCCGCGACTGCGGCGGGGAGAAGCTCGCGGCGTTGTCGATCAGCTCGGCCAGCAGGTGGACGAGGTCGGCGACGGCCAGGCCGGCGATGAATGCCTGTGGCAGGCGGCCGGTTTCGACGCGGGTGTAGTCGGCGGTCTCACCGACGGCGCTGCGCACCAGTTCCAGCAGCGGCACCGGATTGCGCCACTGCCGGCCGGGGCGGCCGCCCGCGAGCACGATCAGGTTCTCGGCATTGCGGCGTTCACGGGTGGCCAGGTGGTCGAGGCGGAAGTAGATGTCCAGCAGTGCGGGGTCCTGCTGCTGCGCTTGGGCGGCGTCGAGGATTTCGAGCTGGCGGTGCACCACCACCTGGCTGCGGTGGGCGATATTGAGGAATACCGATTTCACGCCCTCGCGGGTGCGCGCCTCGGTGACCGCGGCCGCCACCGCCGTCGCGTGGGCATGCCCGAAAGCCGCGGCCACCTGGCCGATTTCGTCGCCGCCGAAATCCAGGGTCGGCTGCTCGAGCTCGGCGTCGAGTCCGGCGCCGGCGGCCAGTCGCCGCATGGTCTCGGGCAGTTGTTCGTCGGCGAGCGCGAAGGTGCGGTCGCGCAGGCGTTTCAGCCTGCCGATGACGCGATCGGCCAGCGCCACCGCGACCGCGATGGCCACCAGCGCCACCGCCACCATGCCCGCGCCGGCCCACAGCGAGGTGCGGGTGGTGTCGGAGGCGGCGGCTCCGGCCAGGTGCTGCGCCTCGGTGTTCTCGGCCTGCCACAGGTCGGCCAGGCCGCGGGCGACCTCCTCGGCGCTGCGCTGCCAGTCGGCGATCGCGATCGGAAGCTGCTGCGCGGTGGGGTGTTTCGCCGTCGTGTCGGCCGCGGGCAGGGTGCGCTGGGCCAGCACGGGTTCGATCACGCCGAGCCGTGCCCAGGCCGGGGTGGCGACCAGGGCCTTGGCGGCCGTGGCCTGCTGCTCGTCGGGTGCGGTGACGATGGCGTCGATGTGGGTGCGGTAGAAGCCGACCAGGCTCAGGTATTCCGTGCCCAATTCCGGGGGCAGGGTGTTGCCGTCGAGGAGCGCGGCGCCCAGGGCGTAGGCGCGGCTCATGGCCTCCAGGCTGCGCAGCACATCGGCGGCCTGCGCCAATTCGACGGTGGTGGCGGCATCGGGGGCGGACTTCTCGGCGATCTCGACACCGGCCATCACACTCTGCGGAATCCGGTTGTAGAAGGCGTACACCTCCGGCAGCGCCAGGCTGCCCGCGTCGACGCCGGAGCGGATGTCCGCCAGGCGCGTGGCCACCGCGCCGATCGCATCGGTGGCCTGGCCCATGGATTCCGGGCCCATGCGGGTCAGCGACTCCTGGGTGGGAGCGAGCACCCGCAACGCGTCGTCGAGGCGCTGCCGGGCCGCGGTCAGCTGCCGCACATCGGTGTCCAGGCCGGCCAGCCGCCACAGGGTCAGTCGGCGTTCGGTCTGCACCGCCTCGATCAGTGCCCGGGTCGGCGCGATACCGGCCTGCATTTCGTCCGCCCAGCCGCGGGCGCGATGGGAGCGATCCACCAGCGTCCCGGCCGCGCCGAGGCCGACGACCACCAGCGCCACACTCGGTGCCAGCGCGATGGCCAGGATCCGGGTGCGGACCCCGAGCTTCGGAAAGCGCATCGCTGCAAAGTAACCGCGCTCCGGGCGCTGTCGCGTGCCGAGTCCTTTTGTGCGGGATGGGATTTGACATCACCGTCGAGATTCCCGTACGCCGGGTCCGCACGACATGGTGGCGGGTTTCGTGCGCCTTGTCGATCGTGGCGGCGCCGCGGTCGATTCCGGTGCTGGTGCACGAGTAGCGCTGGGGCACAGCCGTTTTGTTGATCCCGCATCCACACCCCTCGTGCGGATGCGGGATCGCGGCCGGATCGGTCGGCGCTGCCCTCGCCGCGGATCCCTGTCCCGAGGTACTTCTGGCTGTTTGTTCGTCGAGCGGGCGCGCGGGGTTACGAAATCGGCGGCTACCAGCCCAGATCGCGGCATTCAGGACATTTCGCCGGACCGACATTTTCGGCCGGAAGGCCGCTGTGAGCGGCCCGGATTTCACAGTCGCGGTCCGCCGCGCGGGACGCGGGGTAGATTGTGTGTATCCCGAAGTTACCCGTAAGTAGGAGGCGATGATGCCGGTGCCGGCTGCCGCGGTGTTCGAACGACTGCGTTCGTTCTCGGCCGTGGATTCCCAGGACCACCCGAACCGCGCGATCACCGAGGTGTTCACCGGTCAGACCCTGGGCGAGGTGCCGGTCGGCACGGCCGCCGACGTCGCCGCCGCCGTCACCAAAGCCCGTGCCGCGCAGGCCGAATGGGCCGCGCGCACCCCCAAGCAGCGGGCCGAGGTGCTGGAGCGCTACCGGGCGCTGGTGGTGGAGAACCGCGAGTACCTGATGGACATCGTGCAGGCCGAGACCGGCAAGGCGCGGTGGGCGGCGCAGGAGGAGATCATGGGGCTGATGTTCGCGGCCCGCTACTTCTCCCGGGTCGCGCCGCAACTGCTGGCGCCGCACAGCGTGCCCGGCGCCTTCCCGGTGCTGAACAAGGCGACGGTGCGGGCGGTGCCCAAGGGCGTGGTCGGGGTCATCGCGCCGTGGAACTATCCGATGCTGCTGTCGGTCGGCGACTCGATCCCGGCGCTGCTGGCCGGCAATGCGGTGGTGGTCAAGCCCGACAGCCAGACCCCGTACTCGTCGCTGGCCAATGCCGAGCTGTTCGCCCGCGCGGGTCTGCCGCGTGACCTCTACGCCGTGGTGCCCGGACCGGGCACGGTGGTCGGCACCGCCATCGTCGAGCAGTGCGACTACCTGATGTTCACCGGTTCCTCCGACACCGGCCGAACCCTGGCCGAGCAGTGCGGTCGCCGGCTGATCGGCTTCTCCGCCGAACTCGGCGGCAAGAACCCGATGATCGTGGCGCGCGGCGCCGATCTCGACAAGGCCGCGAAAGCCGCTGTGCGCGCCTGCTTCTCGAATGCCGGGCAGCTGTGCATCTCGATCGAGCGCATGTATGTCGAGCGCGCCATCGCCGACGAGTTCACCGCGAAGTTCGTCGCCGCGGTCGAGGCCGCGAAACTCGGTGCCGCCTACGACTTCTCGACCGATATCGGCAGCCTCATCTCCGAATCC
This sequence is a window from Nocardia yunnanensis. Protein-coding genes within it:
- a CDS encoding roadblock/LC7 domain-containing protein, whose product is MNTSPAGELDWLLDDLVDKLAGVRHAVVHSTDGLLLGRSASMSHEDAEHFCAMSSTLFGLSRSAGHRFDGGGVRQAVIELDRAVLFVTAAGANACLALQARADANLGMVAYEMNLTVQRVGSFLSAAPRHRA
- a CDS encoding sensor histidine kinase, producing the protein MRFPKLGVRTRILAIALAPSVALVVVGLGAAGTLVDRSHRARGWADEMQAGIAPTRALIEAVQTERRLTLWRLAGLDTDVRQLTAARQRLDDALRVLAPTQESLTRMGPESMGQATDAIGAVATRLADIRSGVDAGSLALPEVYAFYNRIPQSVMAGVEIAEKSAPDAATTVELAQAADVLRSLEAMSRAYALGAALLDGNTLPPELGTEYLSLVGFYRTHIDAIVTAPDEQQATAAKALVATPAWARLGVIEPVLAQRTLPAADTTAKHPTAQQLPIAIADWQRSAEEVARGLADLWQAENTEAQHLAGAAASDTTRTSLWAGAGMVAVALVAIAVAVALADRVIGRLKRLRDRTFALADEQLPETMRRLAAGAGLDAELEQPTLDFGGDEIGQVAAAFGHAHATAVAAAVTEARTREGVKSVFLNIAHRSQVVVHRQLEILDAAQAQQQDPALLDIYFRLDHLATRERRNAENLIVLAGGRPGRQWRNPVPLLELVRSAVGETADYTRVETGRLPQAFIAGLAVADLVHLLAELIDNAASFSPPQSRVEISGTSVGRGVVVKITDQGMGIAAGELERLNALLSAPPDFGVASLSGDSRLGLFVVSRLAARHDISVRLSDSDFGGIRAIVLIPSSVLEGSTPDRQKGEGEHLPRW
- a CDS encoding succinic semialdehyde dehydrogenase, giving the protein MPVPAAAVFERLRSFSAVDSQDHPNRAITEVFTGQTLGEVPVGTAADVAAAVTKARAAQAEWAARTPKQRAEVLERYRALVVENREYLMDIVQAETGKARWAAQEEIMGLMFAARYFSRVAPQLLAPHSVPGAFPVLNKATVRAVPKGVVGVIAPWNYPMLLSVGDSIPALLAGNAVVVKPDSQTPYSSLANAELFARAGLPRDLYAVVPGPGTVVGTAIVEQCDYLMFTGSSDTGRTLAEQCGRRLIGFSAELGGKNPMIVARGADLDKAAKAAVRACFSNAGQLCISIERMYVERAIADEFTAKFVAAVEAAKLGAAYDFSTDIGSLISESQLETVTKHVADAVSKGAKVLAGGNARPDLGPLFFEPTVLTEVTDAMECGRNETFGPLVSIYPVDSVDEAIARANDTEYGLNASVWAASKAEGQRIAERLHAGTVNIDEGYAPAWGTTGAPMGGMGISGVGRRHGPDGLLKFTEPQSIVTTRILNLDPPAFLSQERWQPLLMTLARSFRYLPGR